The DNA segment AGGGCTCGTCGCGGAAGTGCTCGAAATAGGCGATCACGAAGGCCAGACGCGCCACCAGCAAGGCCACCAGCAGCAGGCGGAACAGCCAGCGCTCCGGGTTGTGGCCATTACGCCGGCCGATCCACCAGCCGCTGAGGGTGGCCAGCAACAGGCAGCCAAGGATCAGCACATGGGGCAACGCGAGGGCGAAGGGGCCAATGTTCAGGGTCAGCATCAGCCGCGCTCCCGTACCGCGTTCCAGCGCTTCAGGAATGCCTGGGCGTCCACTTCTCCAGTGATGCGACTGTCACGACGTTCCTGGCCGTCGGGGCCGATCCACAGCAGCGTCGGCGGGCCGAGCACCTGGTAGCGGTCGAGCAGGGCACGGCTGTTGGCGTCACTGCGGGTCACGTCCGGACGCACGACTCGCACGCCGGTCAGGCTCGCCTGCACCTCGGCGTTGCCGAACACCTCCTTCTCCATGACCTTGCAGGACACGCACCAGTCCGCGTAGTAGTCCACCAGTACCCATTGCCCCTGGGCCCTGGCAGTCGCCAGTGCGCGGTCCAGGGTAGCGGGGTCGCTGAAGTGGGTATTGCTGCTTGCTACGGCGACCGGAGCAATGGCGCCGGCGGTGTAAACCGCCAGCGGTCGTCGGATATCCGTCGCGCCGCCTGCGGCGCCAATCAGCATGCTCATGCCCCACAGGCCCAGCACCATACCGGCGGCGCGAGCGGGTGCTTGCCGGGAGGAGTGGAAGAGGGCGGTGGCCAGGCTGACCAACCAGACACCCCAGAGGGTCAGCCACAGGCCGTCGGCCAGCAGCGGTCTGGCGACGAACAGCGCCGCCGCGAGGAAGAGGAACCCGAACACGCCCTTGACCCGCTCCATCCAGGCACCGGGCTTGGGCAGGAAGCGATTGCCAAGCGTCACCAGCAACAGCAGCGGCGTGCCGATGCCCAGGCCCAGGGCGAACAGCACCAGGCCGCCCTGCACGGCGCTGCCGCTCTGGGCGATGAACAGCAGTGCGGCGGCCAGCGGCGCGGTCATGCAGGGGCCAACCAGCAGGCCGGACAGCAAGCCGAGTAGGCCGGCACCCAGTAGGCTGCCGCCTTTCTGCTTGCGTCCGGCATGCTCCAGTCGATCACGCAGGGCTGTCGGCAGTTGCAGCTCGAACACCCCGAACATGGGCAGGGCGAGCAGCACGAACACCCCGGCGAAACTCGCCAGCAGCCAGGGTTGCTGCAGCGCCGCCTGCAGGTTGGCACCCAGCAGCGCGGCCACCACGCCCAGGCCGGCGTAGACCAGCGCCATGGCCACCACGTAAGTGCCAGCAAGCGCGAAACCGCGATGCGGAGAGGCGCCGCCGCCCACCACTATGCCGGCGAGGATCGGTAGCATCGGCAAAGAACAGGGGGTGAAAGCCAGCAACAGCCCCAGGCCGAAGAACAGCAGCAGGCTCAAGGCCAGCGACCGCTGTTGCAGGCCGTTGGCCAGGGCCTGGTCTTCGGCCTGCATGGCGCCTGGTTCGGCGGCGCTGCTGGCTCTCAGTACAACATCGCGGCTTTGTGGCGGATAGCAGAGGCCGGCATCGGCGCAGCCCTGCCAGCCCAAACGCATGCGCTCACCAGCTCCTGGTGGGACCTCCAGAGTCAGGCTGTGGCGATAGACCTCGGTGTCGCCAAAGAACTCGTCGCTATGGGGTTCGCCCGTCGGCAGGCTGGGGCGGCTTGTCTCGGCCAGCCCCTGGAGTTGCAGGCGCTGCTTGTACAGGTAGTAGCCGGGTGCTATCTGCCAGTGCAGCCGGGTGGCACCGTTCTCCAGCGCTGTGACGCTGAGGGCGAAGGCCCGGTCCACCGGGAGGAAGTCGGGTTGCGCGCCATTGCCCAGCAGCCCGCCGGCCGACGAGGCCAGTCCGGGCAATAGCAGGAACAGCGCAAGCATCAGGACTCGCATGAAGGCTCCATTGCGGTTTCAGGTGTACGGAATATTGTGCGGGTGGCATTAACGGGGCGTTAACAGGCTGCATTAATGTCGCCTTAATCGGTAAGGTCGACCATCGACACCCTTTCAGCGGACGTGACCCCATGCATGTGCTCCTCGCCGAAGACGACGCCCTGATCGCCAGCGGCATCGTTGCCGGCCTCCTGGCCCAGGGCCTGACCGTCGACCACGCCGCCACGGCGGTCAGCGCCGAGGCAATGCTGCGCACGGCACGCTTCGATGTGCTGATCCTCGATCTCGGTCTGCCCGACGAAGACGGCATCGACCTGCTGCGGCGGCTGCGCCAGCGGGGGCTCGAACTGCCGGTGCTGATCCTCACTGCACGGGATGCAGTGAGCGACCGGGTAATCGGCCTGCAGGCCGGCGCCGACGATTACCTGCTCAAACCCTTCGACCTGCGCGAACTGGCGGCGCGCCTGCATACCCTGATGCGTCGGGTGTCCGGGCGCAGCGTGAACCTCATCGAACACGGCCCGCTGCGCTACGACCCGAGCAGTTGCGAAGCGCGGCTGGATGGCCGCCCCGTGGAGCTCTCGCGGCGCGAGCTGGCGCTGTTGCAGGCGCTGCTGAACAATCCTGGGCGCGTGCTCAGTGCCGATCAACTCAAGGACGCGGTCTACGGCTTTGCCGAGGACGTGGAGAGCAATGCCCTGAACGTGCATATCCATCACCTGCGCCGCAAGCTCGGCAGCGGCATCGTCGAGACTGTACGTGGCCTGGGTTACCGCCTGGGACCGGCCAGCAGCGATACCGGACAGGAGACGACGCCATGAGCCTGCGCCTGCGCCTGACCCTGATGCTCGGCTCCGCCTTCGTGCTGCTCTGGACCCTGGCCGCCACCTGGATGCTCTACGACTTGCGCAACGAGATGATGCGTTCCCTGGACGAGCGGCTGGGGGCTTCCGCACGGATGGTGGCCGGCCTGCTCGAACAGTTGCCGCAACCCGTGGCCAGCGATGGCACACGCAAGCCCATCAGCGCCGAGCGGCTGGGTATTCCCAATGGGCTGGCCTGCCAGGTCAGCTCCTTGCGGGGCGAGGTACTGGCCCGCAGCCACACGGCGCCGGGCCAGCAACTGGACGCCGAGCGCGCGGGATTTCATGACCAGATGATCGAAGGCGTGCCCTGGCGCAGCTTCACCCTGTTGGACGGCGAACTGCGCGTCACCACGGCCGATCGCCTGGACGAGCGCGCCACCCTGGGGCGCTCGGTGCTGCTGGCGGCCGCGGTGCCGGTAGCGGTAGCCCTGCTGGGCAGCCTTGGCCTGCTCTGGCTTGGCCTGGGTCGCGGGCTGGCACCGCTGCAGCGCATCCGCGAAGCGCTTACCTGGCGCAGCGCGGACTCCCTCCAGCCCTTGCAGGTGGGCGCCTTGCCCGGCGAGTTGCAGCCCCTGGTGGAAACGCAGAACCAGCTGTTCCAGCGCATCGCCCAGGCGCTGGAGCGCGAGCGGCGTTTCACCGGCGATGCGGCCCATGAACTGCGCAGCCCTCTCACCGCCATCAAGACCCACCTGCAGGTGGCACGCATGACCCAGGGCGCCGCGGTGGACCAGGCGCTGGCGAATGCCGAGGCCGGGGCTGATCGTCTGCAACGGACCCTGGAGCAGTTGCTGCTGCTGGCGCGGGTGGAGGGCAGCCTGGATTTCGATGACGGCCTGCAATGCACCGCCCTCGAAGGGGCCAGGCTGGCCATCGAGGACGCCGGACCGGGAGGGCGGGAGCGCATCGAGCTGGAGCTGCCGGCGGACCTGCCTGCCGCGCCTCTGGATATACCCACTGCGCTGGTGGTGGCGGCCCTGCGCAACCTGCTGGAGAACGCCCTGCGCCACAGCGATGCGCACGTGAAGCTGGCGCTTGAGCAGCACGGCGACCTGGTGTGCTTCAGCGTGCGCGACCGGGGCCCCGGCTTGCCGGCGGAAAAGCTGGCGTGCATGGGCCAGCGCTTCTGGCGCAGCGCCGACAGCGGCGGCAGTGGCCTGGGGCTGTCCATCGTCCAGGCCATCGCCGAGCGCTGCGGTTGCAACCTGGAATTCGCCAATTCCGAGGATGGCCTGGAGGTGAAGCTGGCGGTGCGGTTGCAGCCAGCGGGTTGAGGGCGATTCGTGCGGCTGACCTGTCTGCACAAAGCTGGAGAAGCAGGCCGTCGCCCCCTGCGCGTTGCTCGCGCGCGGCTCAGCCCCGCCGCGCCAGTACTTCGACCGCTCCCTGCACCTTGTTCGAGTACCAGATCACCCGGCTAACGCCCCGCGTGATGGCCACGTAAGCCAGGCGCAGGCTTTCGTCCTGCATGGCCTGGTCGTAGCTGTTGCGGAAGAACCCCGAGTAGGCATAGAGCGCATTGCGCAGCGGGTGTTTCTCGGGCGGTGCGCAGTCGTCGACGATGACCGCCACCTCACCTTGCAGGCCCTTGGCGCGATGGATGCTGTAGGCCCGCACGGGCAGCGCCGAATCGAGTTGGGCCTGGATCTGCCGGAGCGGCTCGTTGCGCCGGGAGAGCAGCAGCACGGGATTGCGGTCGGCGTTCGCGCGGCTCGCTACATGCGCGCACTGCGCCTGGATTTCCTGGACCAGTTCCGGCAGGCGTGACTTGAGATCGAAGCGGCTCACCAGCTTTACCCCGTGATCGCAGGGCTGCATGGCCTTGAAGGCCTTGCACACCTTGGCCTGCTTGAACGCCACGCCCTCCAGCACCGCCTCGCCATCACGCAGGATCGGCTCGATGGAGCGGTAGTTGGTTTCCAGCATCAGGACGGCGCTTTTCCGGGTCTTGCCCTTGCTGGGAAAGTGTTTGTCGAAGTCCATGAACAACTCCGGCGAGCTGCCGCGCCAGCCGTAGATGGACTGCCAGTC comes from the Pseudomonas sp. TCU-HL1 genome and includes:
- the dsbD gene encoding protein-disulfide reductase DsbD codes for the protein MRVLMLALFLLLPGLASSAGGLLGNGAQPDFLPVDRAFALSVTALENGATRLHWQIAPGYYLYKQRLQLQGLAETSRPSLPTGEPHSDEFFGDTEVYRHSLTLEVPPGAGERMRLGWQGCADAGLCYPPQSRDVVLRASSAAEPGAMQAEDQALANGLQQRSLALSLLLFFGLGLLLAFTPCSLPMLPILAGIVVGGGASPHRGFALAGTYVVAMALVYAGLGVVAALLGANLQAALQQPWLLASFAGVFVLLALPMFGVFELQLPTALRDRLEHAGRKQKGGSLLGAGLLGLLSGLLVGPCMTAPLAAALLFIAQSGSAVQGGLVLFALGLGIGTPLLLLVTLGNRFLPKPGAWMERVKGVFGFLFLAAALFVARPLLADGLWLTLWGVWLVSLATALFHSSRQAPARAAGMVLGLWGMSMLIGAAGGATDIRRPLAVYTAGAIAPVAVASSNTHFSDPATLDRALATARAQGQWVLVDYYADWCVSCKVMEKEVFGNAEVQASLTGVRVVRPDVTRSDANSRALLDRYQVLGPPTLLWIGPDGQERRDSRITGEVDAQAFLKRWNAVRERG
- a CDS encoding response regulator, producing MHVLLAEDDALIASGIVAGLLAQGLTVDHAATAVSAEAMLRTARFDVLILDLGLPDEDGIDLLRRLRQRGLELPVLILTARDAVSDRVIGLQAGADDYLLKPFDLRELAARLHTLMRRVSGRSVNLIEHGPLRYDPSSCEARLDGRPVELSRRELALLQALLNNPGRVLSADQLKDAVYGFAEDVESNALNVHIHHLRRKLGSGIVETVRGLGYRLGPASSDTGQETTP
- a CDS encoding sensor histidine kinase, whose protein sequence is MSLRLRLTLMLGSAFVLLWTLAATWMLYDLRNEMMRSLDERLGASARMVAGLLEQLPQPVASDGTRKPISAERLGIPNGLACQVSSLRGEVLARSHTAPGQQLDAERAGFHDQMIEGVPWRSFTLLDGELRVTTADRLDERATLGRSVLLAAAVPVAVALLGSLGLLWLGLGRGLAPLQRIREALTWRSADSLQPLQVGALPGELQPLVETQNQLFQRIAQALERERRFTGDAAHELRSPLTAIKTHLQVARMTQGAAVDQALANAEAGADRLQRTLEQLLLLARVEGSLDFDDGLQCTALEGARLAIEDAGPGGRERIELELPADLPAAPLDIPTALVVAALRNLLENALRHSDAHVKLALEQHGDLVCFSVRDRGPGLPAEKLACMGQRFWRSADSGGSGLGLSIVQAIAERCGCNLEFANSEDGLEVKLAVRLQPAG